A single genomic interval of Antechinus flavipes isolate AdamAnt ecotype Samford, QLD, Australia chromosome 1, AdamAnt_v2, whole genome shotgun sequence harbors:
- the LOC127559997 gene encoding RNA-binding motif protein, X-linked 2-like yields MNALTKVKLINELNQREVELGVAEKVSWHAEYKDSAWIFLGGLPYELTEGDIICVFSQYGEIVNINLVRDKKTGKSKGFCFLCYEDQRSTILAIDNFNGIKIRGRTIRVDHVANYRPPKDSQNMDDVTRALWEKGCGVKTPSPSSLESSEDETPVKKHKKDKKEKKRKNKDKDIRTNMDKQEMPTSSSVVSRHKTRKEKESSGLGKSATGSLDKNSSPERREGHRHLSSSPVFYRSHLREPSLPRGGIREGISHGIRNPQAAPAGRKGGGRKRERERSRSSEKHTHLGDDHSEGGSKRRHKHR; encoded by the coding sequence ATGAACGCATTGACCAAGGTGAAGCTTatcaatgaattgaaccagcggGAGGTGGAACTCGGGGTGGCCGAAAAGGTATCATGGCACGCTGAATACAAGGACAGCGCTTGGATCTTTCTGGGGGGACTCCCCTATGAACTGACTGAAGGAGATATCATCTGTGTGTTTTCTCAATACGGTGAAATTGTAAATATTAATCTTGTACGAGATAAGAAGACCGGAAAGTCCAAAggattctgttttctttgctaCGAAGATCAGAGAAGCACGATTTTGGCCATCGACAATTTTAATGGGATTAAGATTAGAGGAAGAACTATCCGAGTGGATCATGTGGCTAATTACAGGCCTCCCAAGGATTCCCAGAATATGGATGATGTAaccagagcactctgggaaaagGGCTGTGGGGTTAAGACCCCGTCTCCTAGTTCGTTGGAATCCTCGGAAGATGAGACACCTgtgaaaaagcataaaaaagacaaaaaagagaaaaaaaggaagaacaaagacaaagataTTAGAACAAACATGGATAAGCAGGAAATGCCCACATCATCGTCCGTAGTGTCCCGCCACAAGaccaggaaggagaaagagagttcTGGTCTGGGTAAGTCTGCCACGGGAAGTCTCGACAAGAACTCCAGTCCTGAGCGGCGAGAAGGACACAGACACTTAAGCAGCTCACCTGTGTTCTACCGAAGTCACTTGAGAGAGCCGAGCCTACCTCGAGGAGGGATTCGAGAAGGGATAAGCCATGGCATAAGAAATCCTCAAGCAGCTCCagcaggaaggaaaggaggaggaaggaaaagagaacgAGAAAGAAGCCGCAGCTCGGAAAAGCACACGCACCTGGGTGATGATCATTCTGAAGGCGGGTCCAAGAGGAGACACAAACACAGATGA